GTGCCCGATGATGGCGCACTGCTAAAGGTCGAAGTGGCCGGCATTTGCGGCACCGATGTAAAGTTTTATTCCAAGCCGCCGATCACCGATCCGGTGATCATGGGGCATGAAAATATTGGCTACATCGCCAAGGCTGGCAAAAGCTTTCAAAAGCGGCGCGGGCTGAAAGAAGGTGATCTGGTGTTTGCCGAACATTACGTCGGCTGCATGAATTGCGAACATTGCCACCGGGGCGAATATCGCCTGTGCATGGCAACGGACTGGCGCAAGAACCCCGAGGGCATTCGCTTTGGCTACACCAGTGCCAACCGCGCACCGCATCTCTGGGGCGGCTTTGCGCAATATATGTATCTGCCGTGGAATGCGATCCTGCACAAAGTGCCCGATGGCCTGTCACCCGAACTGGCTGGCGTTGTCACCCCAATGGCGAACGGCATCCAGTGGGCGCTGTTTGACTGCGGTGTCGGCTACAATTCGCGCGTGCTGGTACAGGGTCCGGGGCAGCAGGGGCTAAGTCAGGTTGTGGCCTGCCGACAGGCCGGTGCCGCACTGATCATCGTGACCGGCACCAACAAGGACGTGAAACGACTGGACGTCGCGCTAAAGTTGGGTGCCGATTACGTCATCAACGTCGAGACAGAAGACCCGGTTGAACGTATCCGCGAAATCACCAGCGGCGAAGGCGTCGATGTTGCGCTGGATTGCACGGCGGGTGCTGGTACAGCGCCAATCCTGCTTGGGATTGAGGCGCTGAAGCGCAAAGGTGGCAGTCTTCTGGTACAACAGGAGGTGGGCGAATTCCCCAACTTCCCGCTTGCCAAGTTGTGCAACAAATATGCCACTGTCAAATGCGCCCGCGGCCACAACTACGAATCTTGCGAACTGGCGCTGCAACAGCTTAACTCTGATCGGTTCGATCTGGATTTGATCACCACGCACCGCTTTGGGTTGAAGGACACCCATGACGCGATCAAAGCGGTTGGCGGGTCCGGGGATGTGATCCACGTCTCGATGATGCCCTGGCAGTAGAGTGATGAACCCGCGCATCCCTGTAACGGTCGTGACCGGATACCTGGGCGCGGGAAAAACGACGCTGGTGAACCACCTGCTCAAGCAGGAAGGCATCGGACGGGTCGCGGTGATCGTCAACGAATTTGGCGACATCGGGTTGGATGGCACCCTAATCCAAAGCGGCGACGAAGAGCTGTACGAGCTTAGTTCGGGCTGCATCTGTTGCGTCGTCCGCGTCGACCTGATCCGCACCCTGCGCGCCATCACCGAAGCCACGCCAAAGCCCGACCGGATCGTGATCGAAACCACGGGCCTCGCCAACCCGTCACCCGTGATCCAGACGTTTTACGGCGACCAGCTGCTTGCGGCGCGCTGCCGTCTTGATGCGGTAGTGACCGTGGCTGACGCGCTGCATGTCGCCGCGCAGATGAGCGACAGCGACGACGCGGTGGATCAACTGGCCTTGGCCAGTGTGATCCTGCTGAACAAAGCGCGCGATGCTAAGGCGCTGGAGGATGTCGAGGCGAAAATTCGCGCGGTGAACCCGTTTGCCCCGATCCACCGCATCGACAGGGGTCGGGCCGATCCCGGCCTTGTGCTGGATACCGGCGGGTTTGACCTTGACCGTGTGTCGGATCTGGGCCCGCCAGAGACAAACGACGACCATCACCACGATCATGGCCCCAGCGGAATCACCAGTGTCACCGTCAGTACCGACGCGCCGCTTGACGCTGATGCGCTCGAATTCTGGTTGGCCGGGTATCTCGGAGTTCATGGTCCATCCATTCTGCGCACCAAGGGGATCATCTGGGCCGCAGGAGCACAGCGCAAATTGGTGATTCAGGCGGTTCACATGCTGCTCGAAGGGGATTTCACAACCCCTTGGGACACAGATGGTCCACATCAGTCCCATATGGTTTTCATCGGGCGCAATCTCAATCAAACTGAGCTGCGCGATGGGGTGTTGTCCTGTCGCGCCACGATATCCGCCTAAA
Above is a genomic segment from Puniceibacterium sp. IMCC21224 containing:
- a CDS encoding zinc-binding dehydrogenase codes for the protein MAESVLAAVRTAPETTEFREFDMPDVPDDGALLKVEVAGICGTDVKFYSKPPITDPVIMGHENIGYIAKAGKSFQKRRGLKEGDLVFAEHYVGCMNCEHCHRGEYRLCMATDWRKNPEGIRFGYTSANRAPHLWGGFAQYMYLPWNAILHKVPDGLSPELAGVVTPMANGIQWALFDCGVGYNSRVLVQGPGQQGLSQVVACRQAGAALIIVTGTNKDVKRLDVALKLGADYVINVETEDPVERIREITSGEGVDVALDCTAGAGTAPILLGIEALKRKGGSLLVQQEVGEFPNFPLAKLCNKYATVKCARGHNYESCELALQQLNSDRFDLDLITTHRFGLKDTHDAIKAVGGSGDVIHVSMMPWQ
- a CDS encoding GTP-binding protein; the encoded protein is MNPRIPVTVVTGYLGAGKTTLVNHLLKQEGIGRVAVIVNEFGDIGLDGTLIQSGDEELYELSSGCICCVVRVDLIRTLRAITEATPKPDRIVIETTGLANPSPVIQTFYGDQLLAARCRLDAVVTVADALHVAAQMSDSDDAVDQLALASVILLNKARDAKALEDVEAKIRAVNPFAPIHRIDRGRADPGLVLDTGGFDLDRVSDLGPPETNDDHHHDHGPSGITSVTVSTDAPLDADALEFWLAGYLGVHGPSILRTKGIIWAAGAQRKLVIQAVHMLLEGDFTTPWDTDGPHQSHMVFIGRNLNQTELRDGVLSCRATISA